One window from the genome of Leptospira broomii serovar Hurstbridge str. 5399 encodes:
- a CDS encoding chloride channel protein translates to MFRFDSIANFLPRWRTVFKIGGSRSLYFYCLLTGVVSGLGAYAFSRALAWGEFFLLHTVAGIADTHPNGEYYVDLQPDPTFSIGRWSLLFLPILGGLATGLLVYRFSRESAGTGTDSMIDSFHNKEGKMAAKVPLVKSIATIFTLSTGGSGGKEGPISQIGAGFGSVVATLIHAGARARRTLLLAGTAGGLGAIFHAPLGGALTSVEMIYREDIESDSLIPCIISSVTAYLTYSGLNGFGSVYKVPEIGFEEYPELIFYAILGILCFWNGSSFIRIFRKIQDWSEQWPVPDWLKPAIGGIPVGIIGFFLPEVIGTGSGVLQDALDAKPIFEPYLPGLLNGLGISKVPDSVGLQEGGVLSVLNLQNDFAVKRNLLLALFFFGFAFLKMLTTSFTIGTGGSAGMFGPALFIGGMLGGAVGTIAKIILITPVSVSSFILVGMGAFYAGIASAPIAGMVMICEIIGSYSLLPPLMVVSIIAFVLSHRLSLYKSQKENRFQSPAHYWDMNRDVLESISIGQVSSKLRNIAVTHSSKLLSELEQESISIHASDYVVLDDQKKYLGMLSLRKIRHSPESMEFAKDLITVGDATDSSVPAGSIDQSLASSLKLLVEFDLDKIAVVQDGKCLGYLRYAELMKVYFETTLPKKNQSLKK, encoded by the coding sequence ATGTTTCGTTTCGATTCCATAGCGAACTTTCTACCTCGCTGGCGAACGGTTTTCAAAATCGGCGGGAGCCGTTCACTTTATTTTTACTGCTTGCTGACGGGTGTGGTTTCCGGTTTAGGAGCCTATGCGTTTTCCCGAGCTTTAGCTTGGGGTGAATTTTTTCTTTTGCATACTGTCGCGGGAATCGCTGATACCCATCCGAATGGAGAATACTACGTCGATCTTCAACCTGATCCGACCTTTAGTATAGGTCGCTGGTCCTTATTATTTCTTCCAATTTTAGGCGGCTTGGCGACCGGTTTACTCGTATACCGCTTCTCTCGCGAGTCTGCCGGAACCGGAACCGATTCCATGATCGATTCCTTTCATAATAAGGAAGGAAAAATGGCGGCTAAGGTTCCGCTTGTAAAATCCATTGCTACGATTTTTACTCTCTCTACCGGCGGGAGTGGGGGAAAGGAAGGTCCTATTTCTCAAATAGGGGCCGGTTTCGGTTCCGTCGTGGCGACTTTGATCCATGCCGGGGCGAGAGCTCGCAGAACTCTTCTTTTAGCAGGGACTGCGGGCGGGTTAGGGGCTATCTTTCACGCTCCACTCGGCGGCGCCTTAACCTCCGTAGAAATGATTTATCGGGAAGATATCGAAAGCGATTCTTTGATACCATGTATTATATCTTCCGTTACTGCCTATCTAACTTATTCCGGTCTGAACGGTTTCGGTTCGGTGTATAAGGTCCCCGAAATCGGTTTTGAGGAATATCCGGAACTGATTTTTTACGCGATATTAGGTATTTTATGTTTTTGGAATGGATCATCATTTATTCGGATTTTTAGAAAAATCCAAGATTGGTCCGAGCAGTGGCCTGTGCCGGATTGGCTAAAGCCGGCGATCGGAGGAATCCCTGTCGGGATAATCGGTTTCTTTCTCCCGGAGGTAATCGGGACAGGTTCCGGTGTTTTACAGGATGCTTTGGATGCGAAACCGATCTTCGAACCGTATTTACCGGGTCTTTTAAACGGCCTTGGAATCAGTAAGGTACCTGATTCGGTCGGACTTCAAGAAGGCGGAGTTTTATCCGTCCTTAACCTGCAAAACGATTTTGCAGTAAAAAGGAATCTTCTTTTAGCATTGTTTTTCTTCGGATTCGCATTTTTGAAAATGCTTACTACTTCGTTTACTATCGGAACGGGAGGTTCTGCCGGAATGTTTGGACCGGCCCTTTTTATCGGTGGAATGCTTGGAGGAGCGGTTGGTACGATAGCGAAAATTATTCTGATTACACCCGTTTCGGTTTCTTCCTTTATTCTAGTCGGAATGGGTGCATTTTACGCCGGTATCGCAAGTGCTCCGATTGCAGGTATGGTTATGATTTGCGAGATCATAGGAAGTTATTCTCTTCTTCCACCTTTAATGGTGGTCTCGATTATCGCATTCGTACTTTCGCATAGATTAAGTCTTTATAAAAGCCAAAAGGAAAATCGGTTTCAGTCGCCTGCACATTACTGGGATATGAACCGAGACGTTTTGGAAAGTATTTCGATCGGTCAAGTTTCTTCTAAACTTCGCAATATAGCGGTTACTCATTCTTCTAAATTGCTCTCCGAATTGGAGCAAGAATCCATCAGCATTCATGCGAGTGATTACGTCGTTCTAGACGATCAGAAAAAGTATCTTGGAATGCTATCATTGCGTAAAATTAGACATTCGCCGGAGAGCATGGAATTTGCCAAAGACTTGATAACCGTCGGAGACGCTACCGATTCCAGTGTTCCGGCAGGATCAATCGATCAAAGTCTCGCGAGCTCTTTAAAACTTTTGGTTGAATTTGATCTTGATAAAATCGCTGTCGTTCAAGATGGGAAATGCCTGGGTTACTTGCGATATGCGGAACTTATGAAAGTGTATTTCGAGACGACGCTTCCTAAGAAAAACCAATCCCTTAAGAAATAG
- a CDS encoding NADPH-dependent assimilatory sulfite reductase hemoprotein subunit has translation MSEGKELNEVEHIKLASHGLRGKIREAVETRAEEFADDDRQLIKFHGMYQQKDRDRRKDANGDFIENPTSFMIRGRIPGGRLTAQQYLVWDELGDKFAGGALRLTTRQSIQMHTIRLTDLRPIMQAVDKVNLSTMGACGDVVRNVTQALNPWGRTDLNQLDEFAQLLSDHFKYKSKAYAEVWLGETQINKEEEEDRIYGKTYLPRKFKIAITLAGNNSVDIYTNDMGFAATLSADQKIDGYFVFAGGGLGMTHNKPETFPRAADLLGWIPAKDLISVAEGIVTSHRDFGDRTNRKHARLKYVLAEKGVEWFRSEVEKRSGSKFDTNKTLPKWETPNYLGWTLREDGTYSLGFHTLSGRIKDFPDKPLKTALRDIISTFKLDVQVTADQDLVLMGIRKEDREKIENKLKNYKVDPASPKPLYDRALACPALPTCGLALTESERTFPELLEGIQKVLDKLDLNDRAPIVRMTGCPNGCARPYSAEVGIVGQQAGGKYSLFFGGNPEGTKVGDYVAKKVAFADIPVQLEKAFELWKKEGQAEERFGSFAERYGIDNFRSLLGSM, from the coding sequence ATGTCAGAAGGAAAAGAACTCAACGAAGTCGAGCACATTAAATTAGCGTCTCATGGACTTAGGGGAAAAATTAGAGAGGCGGTCGAAACCCGAGCGGAAGAATTTGCGGACGACGATCGTCAATTAATTAAATTTCACGGGATGTATCAACAAAAGGATAGAGATCGAAGAAAAGACGCAAACGGCGACTTCATCGAAAATCCGACCTCCTTTATGATCAGGGGTAGAATACCCGGCGGAAGATTAACCGCTCAGCAATATTTGGTTTGGGACGAGTTAGGGGATAAATTTGCCGGAGGAGCTCTTCGCTTAACCACTCGCCAATCCATTCAGATGCATACGATTCGCTTAACCGACCTTCGCCCGATTATGCAAGCGGTCGATAAGGTGAATTTATCCACGATGGGGGCTTGCGGAGACGTAGTCAGAAATGTTACCCAAGCGCTCAATCCTTGGGGAAGAACGGACTTGAACCAATTGGACGAATTCGCTCAATTACTATCCGATCATTTCAAATATAAAAGTAAAGCATACGCCGAAGTTTGGCTGGGCGAAACACAAATTAATAAGGAGGAGGAAGAAGACCGAATTTACGGAAAGACATACCTCCCCAGAAAATTCAAAATTGCGATCACTCTTGCCGGCAACAATTCCGTCGATATCTATACCAACGATATGGGTTTTGCCGCAACTTTAAGTGCGGATCAAAAAATCGACGGGTATTTCGTTTTTGCGGGCGGCGGGCTAGGTATGACTCATAATAAGCCTGAGACTTTCCCGAGAGCTGCCGATTTACTCGGATGGATTCCCGCAAAAGACTTAATTTCCGTGGCCGAAGGAATCGTAACTTCCCACCGTGATTTTGGAGATCGGACGAATCGTAAGCATGCTCGTCTTAAATATGTTCTGGCCGAAAAAGGAGTCGAATGGTTTCGATCCGAAGTCGAAAAAAGGTCCGGCTCTAAATTCGATACTAATAAGACGCTTCCTAAATGGGAAACTCCAAATTACCTAGGTTGGACTTTAAGGGAAGACGGAACTTATTCTTTGGGCTTTCATACTTTGTCGGGACGAATCAAAGATTTTCCTGACAAGCCTCTAAAGACCGCCTTAAGGGACATCATTTCCACTTTTAAATTAGATGTTCAAGTGACCGCCGATCAGGATTTGGTTTTGATGGGGATCCGCAAGGAAGATCGGGAAAAGATAGAAAATAAATTAAAAAATTATAAAGTAGATCCTGCCTCTCCTAAACCATTATACGATCGTGCATTGGCATGTCCTGCGCTTCCGACCTGCGGATTGGCCTTAACGGAGTCGGAAAGAACCTTTCCGGAACTACTGGAGGGAATCCAAAAGGTTTTAGACAAATTAGATTTAAATGATCGTGCTCCTATCGTAAGAATGACGGGTTGTCCAAACGGTTGTGCAAGACCTTATTCTGCGGAAGTCGGAATCGTCGGGCAACAGGCGGGCGGAAAATACTCGTTATTCTTCGGCGGCAATCCGGAAGGAACTAAAGTCGGAGACTACGTAGCTAAGAAAGTTGCGTTCGCTGATATTCCCGTTCAGCTCGAAAAGGCGTTTGAATTATGGAAGAAAGAGGGACAGGCCGAAGAGAGATTCGGGAGTTTTGCCGAACGCTACGGAATAGATAACTTTAGAAGTTTACTAGGTTCTATGTAA
- a CDS encoding OmpP1/FadL family transporter: MRNILLKRKIPYLSGTSLALVYCLFGGGSSEIQAGSYGDIFGAHPTATGMAGAVTATVNNSSAVFYNVAGLGRLNEADLFVGKLDQADKEKEAASAAANTEPGKDGKNPADGPLLSMEPSKDDPSLTGPWYKRGWYNLKDGLFAYRPLARPPRNLHEVTFLGTYANPTIRTNAPTTDAIKNPDDSFVGLGFTMNLNEIFDIGRTIRFGLNAILPANGKLMVVNDQNPTVPTYLQSGVTNQRPTIMGGVGVELWKDRLFAGVGFTALAGGSGAILLKDVPISPDPVQANSQVVLSLKPLINPTYGLQFTYGKFSLGASYKRETYLSTDPIPARAQTTLLGIQLDFDLALLSDYNPRVWSYGVGFRPFKKVQLNLDINRELWSLLHNSRIKARYSDPLNFHDTTDVRFGAEITITPTMKARAGIGRRPTPVPHYAGTNNWMDNDRMIYSLGFSYVLSGRNFGFLKDRLKNPVIFDLGLMYQRLRWVEVDKYQPTTINPNYSYGGGIFSVSASVSLFF; encoded by the coding sequence ATGCGAAACATTCTATTGAAAAGAAAGATTCCCTATCTTTCGGGGACATCTCTTGCGCTCGTGTATTGTCTATTCGGAGGTGGGAGCTCTGAAATACAGGCAGGAAGCTATGGCGATATATTCGGCGCGCATCCAACTGCAACAGGTATGGCGGGCGCAGTTACGGCAACGGTAAATAACTCGTCGGCCGTGTTTTACAACGTAGCAGGTTTAGGTCGTTTAAACGAAGCGGATCTTTTTGTAGGAAAATTAGACCAGGCCGATAAGGAAAAGGAGGCCGCGTCCGCTGCTGCAAACACTGAACCGGGCAAAGACGGAAAAAATCCGGCCGACGGTCCCTTGTTATCTATGGAACCGTCTAAGGATGATCCATCCCTTACCGGTCCCTGGTACAAGCGCGGTTGGTACAATTTAAAGGACGGCCTATTTGCGTATCGTCCTCTTGCTCGACCTCCGAGAAATCTACACGAAGTCACATTCTTGGGAACCTATGCAAATCCGACGATTAGAACAAATGCTCCCACAACCGATGCGATTAAAAATCCCGACGACAGCTTTGTAGGATTGGGTTTCACGATGAATCTCAACGAGATTTTCGATATCGGTCGAACGATTCGCTTCGGTTTGAATGCGATTCTTCCTGCAAATGGAAAGCTAATGGTGGTGAACGATCAAAATCCTACCGTGCCGACTTACTTGCAGTCCGGGGTCACCAATCAACGACCTACCATCATGGGCGGGGTCGGCGTGGAGCTTTGGAAAGATCGTCTCTTTGCAGGTGTCGGATTTACCGCGTTAGCCGGGGGTTCCGGCGCGATTCTATTAAAGGACGTTCCGATTTCACCTGATCCTGTTCAAGCAAACTCTCAGGTCGTTTTATCGTTAAAGCCTTTGATCAATCCGACTTACGGTCTTCAATTTACTTACGGAAAATTCAGCCTCGGAGCTTCTTACAAAAGGGAAACTTACCTTTCGACGGATCCGATTCCTGCCAGAGCACAAACGACACTTTTGGGAATTCAGCTAGACTTTGATTTGGCGCTTCTGTCCGATTACAATCCTCGCGTATGGTCTTACGGGGTGGGATTCCGTCCATTTAAGAAAGTTCAATTGAATTTGGATATAAATCGGGAACTCTGGAGTCTCCTTCATAACTCCAGGATTAAGGCAAGATATTCGGATCCTTTGAATTTTCATGATACGACCGACGTGCGCTTCGGAGCGGAAATCACGATCACTCCGACTATGAAAGCGAGAGCCGGAATCGGTCGTCGTCCTACTCCAGTCCCTCATTATGCGGGAACAAATAACTGGATGGATAATGATAGAATGATATACTCTCTCGGATTCTCGTACGTACTTAGCGGTCGTAATTTTGGATTTTTGAAAGATAGATTGAAAAACCCCGTTATATTCGATTTAGGTTTAATGTACCAAAGATTAAGATGGGTGGAAGTTGATAAGTATCAACCTACTACTATAAATCCCAACTATAGTTATGGCGGAGGGATTTTCTCGGTTTCGGCCTCTGTAAGTCTCTTCTTTTGA
- a CDS encoding precorrin-2 dehydrogenase/sirohydrochlorin ferrochelatase family protein: protein MNGLLPVFLKLEDKDVLLVGGGKVALEKLGSLLGTGCRLTVLAREIHPDVSKLIADRSDVSLIQKSVELSDLAGFQLIYSATNDRETNQRLVSEAKRLGVWINCADDPESCDFYSAAFFDRGPLRVAVSTQGEFAGLSGTLRTILEELLPADHENDLIDLFEIRKITKQRLGDPETRKIALRELLQGFREKYLKAKIEN, encoded by the coding sequence ATGAACGGTTTGCTTCCGGTATTTTTGAAACTTGAAGATAAGGATGTCCTTCTCGTTGGCGGCGGAAAAGTGGCCTTGGAAAAACTCGGATCTTTATTGGGAACCGGTTGTAGGTTAACCGTTCTGGCACGAGAAATTCATCCGGATGTGAGCAAACTCATAGCGGATCGATCCGATGTTTCTTTGATTCAAAAATCGGTCGAGCTTTCCGACCTTGCCGGGTTTCAACTTATTTATTCTGCGACTAACGATAGAGAGACGAATCAGCGATTAGTCTCGGAAGCCAAGCGATTGGGAGTTTGGATCAACTGTGCCGACGATCCTGAAAGTTGCGATTTTTATTCCGCCGCTTTTTTCGATCGGGGACCGTTGCGGGTCGCAGTATCGACTCAAGGTGAATTCGCAGGTTTGTCCGGCACTCTACGAACGATTTTGGAAGAATTATTACCGGCGGATCACGAGAACGATTTAATTGATTTATTTGAAATACGAAAAATTACAAAGCAACGTTTAGGCGATCCTGAAACGAGAAAGATCGCATTAAGAGAACTGCTTCAAGGATTTCGAGAGAAATACCTGAAGGCAAAAATAGAGAATTAA
- a CDS encoding LysM peptidoglycan-binding domain-containing M23 family metallopeptidase — protein sequence MTFLGIPIRSVSFLVLLLVYISGLKEVGAVFERLPLNSLDYSDKHLLRIRDEVKYNLRVSVSNLDQKNLAPLRFLVYKVREKDNFFKIMARTGMDLDTLSSVNQLSSPQDIYPGMELLIPNMRGFYESDENSSSENARKKIASRHRIPLKFLYYDDRRNAWFVPGRGLPKDEKSFFYGMAFSNPLAEEGHISSRFGKRKDPFTKKDTFHGGIDLAAEKGTPVYASADGIVSFADSKGGYGNLVVLKHLLGYETRYGHLDKILIPEGTKVKKGQQIGEVGKTGRATGFHLHFEVLRNSQKQRPIFRGHV from the coding sequence GTGACTTTCCTCGGAATCCCAATTAGATCGGTATCGTTTCTCGTCCTTCTTCTCGTTTATATCTCGGGATTAAAGGAAGTAGGCGCCGTTTTTGAACGACTTCCCCTCAACAGCCTTGACTATTCCGATAAACACCTGCTTCGGATCAGAGACGAAGTAAAATATAACCTCAGAGTCTCGGTATCGAATTTAGATCAAAAAAACTTAGCTCCGCTCCGTTTCCTAGTTTATAAAGTAAGGGAAAAGGATAACTTTTTTAAGATCATGGCCAGGACCGGGATGGACTTGGATACGTTATCTTCCGTGAATCAACTCTCTTCCCCTCAAGATATTTATCCAGGAATGGAACTTCTGATACCGAACATGCGGGGATTTTACGAATCGGATGAAAATTCGTCCAGTGAGAACGCAAGGAAGAAGATCGCCTCCCGTCACAGAATTCCGCTCAAATTCCTATATTATGATGACCGACGAAACGCTTGGTTCGTTCCCGGAAGAGGGCTACCTAAGGACGAGAAAAGTTTTTTTTATGGAATGGCCTTTTCGAATCCTCTTGCTGAGGAAGGACATATCAGTTCCCGCTTCGGAAAAAGGAAGGATCCTTTCACGAAAAAAGATACGTTTCACGGCGGAATCGATCTCGCTGCCGAAAAAGGAACTCCGGTTTATGCCTCTGCCGACGGAATCGTTTCATTTGCAGATTCTAAGGGCGGATACGGAAATCTTGTCGTTCTCAAACATCTTCTCGGATATGAAACTAGATACGGGCATTTAGATAAGATTTTAATTCCGGAAGGAACGAAGGTGAAAAAAGGGCAACAGATAGGAGAAGTAGGAAAAACCGGAAGAGCTACCGGTTTTCATTTACATTTCGAAGTATTACGAAATAGTCAAAAACAACGACCCATTTTTAGGGGTCACGTTTAA
- a CDS encoding SMP-30/gluconolactonase/LRE family protein, whose protein sequence is MLRSIYLNPFLRIVFPILSVISLLFVSILVGWNKTDPEFYSVDSPIPQGEDNALFFSEAVHEGKISEPFAIALDSKGWIYTGSSDGNIYRIKTDGKVEVFARTSGRPLGLAFDGKGNLVTCLSGVGLAFYDPQGKENILARQDEQGNTLGNLYGLDIASDGTVYFTEVSRKFSYDSSYLEELESRPNGRILAYKPKDQSITVVLDEVYAPTGIALSSREEFLVYAEKYRHRVTRFWLKGKKTGKEQFFITHLPGSPALIHSDKKDAFWIALSAPRHKLIDKIQEKPILKKYVAALPVFFKPKEGTFTYILGMNEAGDVTFALTDSSSSRVGSTTAAIEFGRGLLLAGNASDKIWKWKFETLESFF, encoded by the coding sequence ATGCTCAGAAGTATATATCTTAATCCTTTCCTTAGAATCGTATTCCCTATCCTTTCGGTCATATCTTTACTTTTCGTATCGATTCTCGTCGGATGGAATAAAACTGATCCGGAATTTTATTCCGTAGATTCCCCGATTCCCCAAGGGGAAGATAATGCTCTCTTTTTTTCCGAGGCAGTCCACGAAGGAAAGATTTCGGAACCATTTGCGATCGCTTTGGATTCGAAAGGGTGGATTTACACCGGATCCTCAGACGGAAACATCTACAGAATTAAGACCGACGGAAAAGTGGAGGTATTTGCAAGAACGTCCGGAAGACCGCTGGGTTTAGCCTTCGACGGAAAAGGCAACTTAGTGACTTGTCTCTCCGGTGTAGGACTTGCTTTTTATGACCCGCAGGGGAAGGAAAACATCCTGGCGAGGCAGGACGAACAGGGAAATACATTAGGAAATCTTTATGGGTTAGATATAGCGTCAGACGGAACGGTTTATTTTACCGAGGTTAGTAGGAAATTTTCGTACGACTCTTCTTACTTAGAAGAGCTCGAATCTAGACCTAACGGAAGGATCTTGGCTTATAAACCCAAAGACCAATCCATTACCGTCGTGTTGGACGAAGTATATGCACCTACGGGGATAGCGCTTTCTTCGAGAGAGGAATTTTTGGTGTACGCGGAAAAGTATAGACATCGAGTAACCCGATTTTGGTTAAAAGGGAAGAAAACCGGAAAAGAACAATTTTTTATTACCCATCTTCCCGGTAGCCCTGCCTTGATCCACTCCGATAAAAAAGACGCATTCTGGATCGCCCTTTCGGCGCCACGGCACAAACTAATCGATAAAATTCAGGAAAAACCTATCCTGAAAAAGTACGTCGCTGCGTTACCCGTTTTTTTCAAACCAAAGGAAGGAACCTTTACCTATATCTTGGGAATGAACGAAGCGGGAGATGTGACATTCGCGCTGACCGACTCTTCTTCAAGTCGAGTCGGATCAACCACGGCTGCAATCGAATTCGGAAGAGGGCTTTTACTTGCCGGAAATGCGTCCGATAAAATATGGAAATGGAAATTCGAGACCTTGGAATCTTTTTTTTAA
- a CDS encoding CPBP family intramembrane glutamic endopeptidase: MEEKSKQSSSRGFFSEIIKILLLQVLVLLVANLLYQQVAKVQIELSLSARPAISEKNSIKLKELQNGNSPENKKIAWNEPASAEKALRDYTDFVVTKRPWLLVVDRIAWAVCFLIPAYMILRRIGKADCTDFSETFDGGAFGIGISVGFATFCFVNVAGGLIFFFIGKPQSNPLEVALTQNLQGNWFLLLWASLGVSLGAGIVEETFFRGFLLKQFVGKGHEIFGLIFTSLIFGLIHYNPRGSWVGPILLIFVGFYFGLSYLKTGNIWVPITAHVAYNSSMLVAAFFLGDRVVG; the protein is encoded by the coding sequence ATGGAAGAAAAAAGCAAGCAATCGAGTAGCCGAGGATTTTTCAGCGAGATCATTAAGATACTCCTGCTCCAAGTTCTGGTTTTACTAGTTGCTAACTTATTGTACCAGCAGGTAGCAAAGGTGCAAATCGAACTTTCCTTATCGGCTCGACCAGCGATTTCCGAAAAGAATTCAATCAAGTTAAAAGAGCTTCAAAACGGAAACTCGCCAGAGAATAAAAAGATCGCCTGGAACGAACCGGCCTCGGCGGAAAAAGCCCTGAGAGACTATACGGACTTTGTGGTTACAAAACGTCCCTGGTTGCTTGTAGTCGATCGAATTGCATGGGCTGTATGCTTTTTAATTCCTGCATATATGATTCTCCGGCGAATAGGCAAAGCGGACTGTACTGATTTTAGCGAGACATTCGACGGCGGCGCCTTTGGGATCGGAATTTCCGTCGGTTTTGCAACATTTTGTTTTGTGAATGTAGCGGGGGGTTTAATTTTCTTTTTTATAGGAAAGCCGCAATCAAATCCGCTGGAAGTGGCCTTGACTCAGAATTTACAGGGAAATTGGTTTTTACTTCTATGGGCCTCACTCGGGGTCAGTTTAGGTGCGGGGATCGTGGAAGAGACTTTTTTTAGAGGGTTCCTACTAAAACAATTTGTCGGAAAAGGACATGAAATATTCGGCTTAATATTTACTTCACTTATCTTCGGCCTAATTCATTATAACCCGCGCGGGTCCTGGGTTGGGCCTATTTTGCTGATCTTCGTAGGATTTTACTTCGGACTATCTTACCTAAAAACGGGAAATATTTGGGTTCCCATAACCGCGCATGTTGCTTACAACAGTTCAATGCTTGTTGCAGCGTTTTTCCTCGGAGACCGGGTTGTCGGATGA
- a CDS encoding sterol desaturase family protein, with protein MEKNIIELITPAFFVLALAEVIWVLVTKKPFYRYKDSVNNLAAGVYMQIFTVFITLGLIAIYAWAYQNFRLFTLAENSWIAWVACYVLADFFYYWYHRFAHEINIFWGSHVAHHQSEDYNLTVALRQGILQNTFSLPFYLPLAVMGFPPLMFMLVIQINFAYQFWIHTRIIPKLGWFEWVWNTPSHHRVHHGRDPKYIDKNYAGTFIIWDRLFGSFREEEEEPIFGIVKPMTTWNPIWAQFHYFQELFDLSWRTKSWKDKFLVWFKAPGWKPADLGKSVVPPEIDRSTYKKYDTQIPITLTIYTILQFLFAMGASMVYIEFKKELPLPEMIVLGFYVLWTLWTIGAIFELKTSGIVLELVRLASIAVLTYVYPFDFTHVQKLTALLPMEIVISLPFMMKITALVSFAVLGAFLLSQKRFFTVKGYSAKTA; from the coding sequence ATGGAAAAGAATATTATCGAGTTAATCACCCCCGCGTTTTTTGTTTTGGCTCTTGCAGAAGTAATTTGGGTTCTTGTCACAAAGAAACCTTTTTATCGTTACAAGGATTCGGTTAATAATTTAGCTGCAGGAGTCTACATGCAGATCTTTACCGTTTTCATTACACTCGGTTTGATTGCAATCTACGCTTGGGCCTACCAAAATTTTCGATTGTTTACTTTGGCGGAAAATTCTTGGATAGCCTGGGTCGCCTGCTATGTATTGGCTGATTTCTTTTATTATTGGTATCATAGATTTGCCCATGAAATTAATATCTTTTGGGGTTCGCATGTCGCCCATCATCAAAGCGAAGATTATAACTTAACCGTAGCCCTGCGACAAGGGATTCTTCAAAATACCTTTTCGCTTCCCTTTTATCTTCCGCTGGCGGTTATGGGATTTCCTCCGTTGATGTTTATGTTAGTCATTCAGATTAACTTCGCTTATCAATTTTGGATTCATACTCGAATCATTCCTAAGTTAGGATGGTTTGAATGGGTTTGGAATACTCCGTCTCATCATAGAGTGCATCATGGTAGAGATCCCAAATACATAGATAAAAATTATGCCGGGACGTTCATCATTTGGGATCGTCTTTTTGGAAGCTTTAGAGAGGAAGAAGAGGAGCCGATTTTCGGAATTGTAAAACCGATGACTACCTGGAATCCGATTTGGGCTCAGTTTCATTACTTTCAAGAATTGTTCGATCTTTCTTGGCGAACCAAATCCTGGAAGGATAAGTTTCTAGTATGGTTCAAAGCGCCCGGTTGGAAACCGGCCGATTTGGGAAAGAGTGTAGTTCCTCCTGAAATCGATCGATCAACTTACAAGAAATATGATACGCAAATCCCGATCACTTTGACGATATATACGATCCTACAATTCTTATTTGCGATGGGTGCCTCTATGGTGTACATCGAATTTAAGAAAGAACTCCCGCTGCCTGAGATGATCGTTCTCGGTTTCTATGTACTCTGGACATTATGGACTATCGGAGCAATTTTCGAACTGAAAACGTCTGGAATCGTTTTGGAATTGGTTCGCTTAGCTTCCATTGCCGTCCTGACATACGTCTATCCGTTCGATTTTACGCACGTTCAAAAATTGACCGCTTTATTACCGATGGAAATCGTTATCTCTCTCCCTTTCATGATGAAGATTACGGCCCTTGTTTCTTTCGCCGTGCTAGGGGCCTTTCTGCTATCCCAGAAAAGATTTTTTACCGTAAAAGGTTATTCGGCAAAGACGGCATAA